A genome region from Brassica oleracea var. oleracea cultivar TO1000 chromosome C2, BOL, whole genome shotgun sequence includes the following:
- the LOC106326016 gene encoding protein FLOWERING LOCUS T, with the protein MSLSNRDPLVVGRVVGDVLECFTRSIDLRVTYGQREVTNGLDLRPSQVLNKPRVEIGGEDLRNFYTLVMVDPDVPSPSNPHLREYLHWLVTDIPATTGTNFGNEIVSYESPRPNSGIHRIVLVLFRQLGRQTVYEPGWRQQFNTREFASLYNLGLPVAAVFYNCQRESGCGGRRS; encoded by the exons ATGTCTTTAAGTAATAGAGATCCTCTTGTGGTAGGGAGAGTTGTAGGAGACGTTCTTGAATGTTTCACAAGATCAATCGATCTAAGGGTTACTTATGGCCAAAGAGAGGTGACAAATGGGTTGGATCTAAGGCCTTCTCAAGTTCTCAACAAGCCAAGAGTTGAGATTGGTGGAGAAGACCTAAGGAACTTCTACACTTTG GTTATGGTGGATCCAGATGTTCCAAGTCCTAGCAATCCTCACCTCCGAGAATATCTTCACTG GTTGGTGACTGATATCCCAGCGACAACTGGAACAAACTTTG GCAATGAGATTGTATCTTACGAGAGTCCAAGGCCCAACTCGGGTATTCATCGTATCGTGCTGGTATTGTTCCGACAGCTCGGTAGGCAAACAGTGTATGAACCAGGATGGCGCCAACAGTTCAACACTCGTGAGTTTGCTTCCCTATACAATCTCGGCCTTCCCGTGGCTGCGGTTTTCTACAATTGTCAGAGGGAGAGTGGCTGCGGAGGACGAAGAAGTTAG